One window of Phycisphaeraceae bacterium genomic DNA carries:
- the sucD gene encoding succinate--CoA ligase subunit alpha encodes MAILVNSTTRVICQGITGAFGAVHTKGCFHYGTKMVGGVTPGKGGTKDPNGLPIFDTVEQAVKATGADATMIFVPPAFAGDAILEAAAADLKLICAITEGVPVQDMIKVRAVLDEMNNYGGTAPGGTALQSGGQEIVLVGPNCPGVITPGPKTGTGDSGSNPYTNAGCKIGIMPGYIHTHISQSKLGKSVGIVSRSGTLTYEAVWQTSNLGFAQSTCVGIGGDPVRGLNHIDCIKLFEQDPDTHGILMIGEIGGTDEIKAAEYIKQHVKKPVAAFIAGRTAPPGKRMGHAGAIIGGSDDTADAKIKALQAAGVSVALSPADMGKAMALAMKIG; translated from the coding sequence ATGGCCATCCTCGTCAACAGCACCACACGCGTCATCTGTCAGGGCATCACCGGCGCCTTCGGCGCTGTCCACACCAAGGGATGCTTCCACTACGGCACAAAGATGGTCGGCGGCGTCACCCCCGGCAAGGGCGGCACAAAGGACCCCAACGGCCTCCCCATCTTCGACACCGTCGAACAAGCCGTAAAGGCCACCGGCGCCGACGCCACCATGATCTTCGTCCCGCCCGCATTCGCTGGCGACGCGATCCTCGAAGCCGCGGCGGCCGACCTCAAGCTCATCTGCGCCATCACCGAGGGCGTCCCCGTCCAGGACATGATCAAGGTCCGCGCCGTCCTCGACGAGATGAACAACTACGGTGGCACCGCTCCTGGTGGCACCGCTCTCCAGAGCGGTGGCCAGGAAATCGTCCTCGTCGGCCCCAACTGCCCCGGCGTCATCACGCCCGGCCCCAAAACCGGAACCGGCGACAGCGGCTCCAACCCCTACACCAACGCCGGCTGCAAGATCGGCATCATGCCCGGCTACATCCACACCCACATCAGCCAGTCCAAGCTCGGAAAGTCCGTCGGCATCGTCTCCCGCTCCGGCACCCTCACCTACGAAGCCGTCTGGCAGACCAGTAACCTCGGCTTCGCCCAGTCAACCTGCGTCGGCATCGGCGGCGATCCCGTCCGCGGCCTCAACCACATCGACTGCATCAAGCTCTTCGAGCAGGACCCCGACACCCACGGCATCCTCATGATCGGCGAGATCGGCGGCACCGACGAGATCAAGGCCGCCGAGTACATCAAGCAGCACGTCAAGAAGCCCGTCGCCGCCTTCATCGCCGGACGCACCGCACCCCCCGGCAAACGCATGGGCCACGCCGGCGCGATCATCGGCGGCAGCGACGACACCGCCGACGCCAAGATCAAGGCCCTCCAGGCCGCAGGCGTCTCCGTCGCCCTCTCCCCCGCCGACATGGGCAAGGCCATGGCCCTGGCGATGAAGATCGGGTGA